A single genomic interval of Helianthus annuus cultivar XRQ/B chromosome 6, HanXRQr2.0-SUNRISE, whole genome shotgun sequence harbors:
- the LOC110864585 gene encoding uncharacterized protein LOC110864585 → MRDHLLSTTTMAVSVSLSPSLGCIEKKHWWITTRKIVDKYVKDARTLISSHETSDVTAALNLIDAALALSPRFEQALELKARSLLYLRRYKDVADMLQDYIPSLKMCSDNDFSISSSSSSVSSDGNSQQLSRERVKLLANSPDDCETASFKCFSVSDLKKKVRASIGKHSDKEGQWRYLVLGQACCHLGLMEDAMALLQTGKRLASAAFRRQSFSFSGDNFFFPSDTFTDGNQPQTPPRAESEDICHLLSHIKLLLRRKTAAIAALEAGLYTEAIRHFSKIVDGRRAAPQGFLAECYMHRAGAYQSSGRVAEAIADCNRTLALDPSCMEALSTRASLFESIRCLPDSLHDLEHLKLLYNSILRDRKLAGPVWKRQSIRYREIPGRLCSLATKSQELKQKIASGETGNVDYYALIGLRRGCSRSELDRAHLLLTLRHKPDKSTSFIDRCELTGELDIDSIRDRAKMSGLLLYRLIQRGYTNVMGTILDEEIAEIERKKASAALQQEMQMQQHQDPVKITSNEAQKCEMQKSGPVYQGVFCRDIAVVGNLLSQSGFNHPIPVKYEALSC, encoded by the exons ATGCGTGATCACCTcctatcaacaacaacaatggctgTATCTGTATCTCTATCTCCTTCTCTCGGCTGCATTGAAAAGAAGCATTGGTGGATCACAACCAGAAAG ATCGTTGATAAGTATGTGAAAGACGCTAGAACGTTAATCTCGTCACACGAAACGAGTGATGTAACAGCAGCGCTTAATCTGATCGATGCAGCGCTTGCATTATCGCCGAGATTTGAACAGGCGCTTGAACTGAAAGCTAGATCTCTTCTGTATCTCAGAAGATATAAGGATGTTGCTGATATGCTTCAGGATTATATACCTAGCTTGAAAATGTGTTCGGATAATGATTTTTCCATATCGTCTTCATCGTCGTCGGTTTCGTCTGACGGAAACTCGCAACAGTTGAGTAGAGAACGCGTTAAGCTTTTGGCTAACTCGCCGGACGATTGTGAAACGGCGTCGTTCAAGTGTTTCTCCGTTTCCGATCTGAAGAAGAAAGTTAGAGCTAGCATCGGTAAACACTCCGATAAAGAAGGTCAATGGAG GTATCTGGTGTTAGGTCAAGCATGTTGCCACCTAGGGTTAATGGAGGACGCAATGGCGCTTCTACAGACCGGAAAACGTCTCGCCTCCGCTGCATTCCGCCGGCAAAGCTTTTCCTTCTCCGGAGACAACTTTTTCTTCCCCAGCGACACCTTCACCGACGGCAACCAGCCACAAACGCCACCGAGAGCAGAGTCCGAAGACATCTGTCATCTCCTCAGCCACATCAAGCTTCTCCTCCGTCGCAAAACCGCCGCAATCGCCGCCCTAGAAGCCGGTCTATACACCGAAGCGATCAGACACTTTTCGAAAATCGTCGATGGTCGACGCGCCGCCCCGCAGGGTTTCCTCGCGGAGTGTTACATGCACCGTGCCGGAGCTTATCAATCCTCCGGTAGGGTTGCGGAGGCAATAGCGGATTGTAATCGAACATTAGCATTAGATCCGTCGTGTATGGAAGCCCTAAGCACCCGAGCTTCACTATTCGAATCGATTCGGTGTCTACCGGACTCTCTTCACGATCTCGAACACTTGAAACTGTTGTACAATTCAATTTTACGTGATCGGAAACTAGCCGGTCCGGTATGGAAACGTCAAAGTATCCGGTATCGTGAGATTCCAGGGAGACTGTGTTCTTTAGCTACCAAAAGTCAAGAACTGAAACAAAAGATTGCTTCAGGTGAAACAGGGAATGTAGATTATTATGCGTTAATCGGGTTGAGACGAGGCTGTTCGAGGTCCGAATTGGACCGAGCTCATTTGTTGCTTACGCTGCGTCATAAACCGGACAAGTCAACTAGTTTTATTGATCGGTGTGAACTCACGGGTGAACTTGATATTGATTCGATTAGAGATCGTGCGAAAATGTCGGGTTTGTTATTGTATAGGTTGATTCAAAGAGGTTATACTAATGTTATGGGGACAATTTTGGATGAAGAGATTGCGGAGATTGAGCGAAAGAAAGCTTCTGCGGCTTTACAACAAGAAATGCAAATGCAACAACATCAAGATCCTGTtaaaattacatcaaatgaggcacaGAAATGTGAGATGCAAAAGTCGGGACCGGTTTATCAAGGGGTGTTTTGTCGAGACATTGCAGTGGTTGGGAATTTGTTGTCCCAATCCGGGTTTAACCACCCGATACCGGTTAAGTATGAAGCTTTGAGCTGTTGA